In Rhea pennata isolate bPtePen1 chromosome 35 unlocalized genomic scaffold, bPtePen1.pri SUPER_35_unloc_3, whole genome shotgun sequence, a single window of DNA contains:
- the LOC134154132 gene encoding E3 ubiquitin-protein ligase synoviolin-like isoform X14 — MFRTAVMMASSLALTTAVVAHAYYLKHQFYPTVVYLTKSSPSMAVLYIQAFVLVFLLGKFMGKVFFGQLRAAEMEHLLERSWYAVTETCLAFTVFRDDFSPRFVALFTLLLFLKCFHWLAEDRVDFMERSPNISWLFHFRIVSLMFLLGVLDFLFVSHAYHSILTRGASVQLVFGFEYAILLTMVLTVFIKYVLHSVDLQNENPWDSKAVYMLYTELFTGFIKVLLYMAFMTIMIKVHTFPLFAIRPMYLAMRQFKKAVTDAIMSRRAIRNMNTLYPDATAEELQAVDNVCIICREEMVTGAKRLPCNHIFHTSCLRSWFQRQQTCPTCRMDVLRASLPAQPPAPPEQPEPAQQPPPQTPQVPQPPNFPQGILPPFPPGMFPFWPPVGPFPPVPGVQPANGAENAGAASSAASAGAARAGDAAATSEAAPAGTVPGLPFPPPWMGMPWPPLFGFPPMPVPPAGFAGLTEEELRAMEGHDRQNLEARLQCLQNIHTLLDAAMLQINQYLTVLATIGSPRPAPPQPPAAASSSSSRDAPAAEPTPLRAPDAASAPAAAAAPEPDSTASNAPVAEPLPPAPAETGGDADPDLPPLPPSSPPPPLPPPRGCNGATSPGPEDEPPAAPEDEPPAPREHEPPPPLPPAEPAPSDPPDFERFWRAARDNPHDFTAWTELLQYVEQENHIFAARKAFDAFFAHYPYCYGYWKKYADMERRFDFAKETEEVFERGLQSIPLSMDLWIHYVSYLQSTLDMNLPESIQKIRGVFESAVAAAGMDFRSDKLWELYVEWEREQGDLRAITGIYDRVLSMPTQLYNHHWEKFKEHVMQNPPKDILSPEELLWVQSKLATETVPKPPEPEEAEAPPGEDLPPGVETKPDGGDDAEEDLDQKIRELVISMRQQIYTQNEAEVSKRWNFEEGIKRPYFHVKPLERAQLKNWRDYLDYEMAAGSHERTIVLFERCVIACALYEEFWVKVPGEPHRGGG; from the exons ATGTTCCGCACGGCGGTGATGATGGCCTCGAGCCTGGCGCTGACGACGGCCGTCGTGGCCCACGCCTACTATCTGAAGCACCAGTTCTACCCCACCGTGGTTTATCTCACCAAATCCAGCCCCAGCATGGCC gTTCTCTACATCCAGGCTTTCGTGCTGGTTTTTCTTCTGGGCAAATTTATGGGCAAGGTGTTTTTCGGGCAGCTGCGAGCGGCCGAAATGGAG CACCTGCTCGAGCGGTCGTGGTACGCCGTCACCGAGACCTGCCTGGCTTTCACCGTCTTCAGGGACGACTTCAGCCCCCGCTTCGTGGCCCTCTtcaccctcctcctcttcctcaagTGTTTCCACTGGCTGGCCGAGGACCGGGTGGACTTT ATGGAGCGGAGCCCGAACATCTCCTGGCTCTTCCACTTCCGCATCGTCT cGCTCATGTTCCTCCTGGGCGTTCTGGATTTCCTCTTCGTCAGCCACGCTTACCACAGCATCCTCACGCGCGGAGCCTCGGTCCAGCTCGTGTTCGGCTTCGAG TACGCCATCCTCCTGACCATGGTGCTGACCGTCTTCATCAAGTACGTGCTGCACTCCGTCGACCTGCAGAACGAGAACCCCTGGGACAGCAAAGCCGTCTACATGCTCTACACGGAGCTCTTCACGG GCTTCATCAAAGTCCTGCTCTACATGGCCTTCATGACCATCATGATCAAAGTTCACACCTTCCCGCTCTTCGCCATCCGCCCCATGTACCTGGCGATGAG GCAGTTTAAGAAAGCGGTGACGGACGCTATCATGTCGCGCCGGGCCATTCGCAACATGAACACGCT CTACCCCGACGCCAccgcggaggagctgcaggcCGTGGACAACGTCTGCATCATCTGCCGCGAGGAGATGGTGACGGGCGCCAAGCGTTTGCCCTGCAACCACATTTTCCACACCAG ctGCCTGCGGTCGTGGTTCCAGCGCCAGCAGACGTGTCCCACCTGCCGCATGGACGTGCTACGCGCTTCCCTCCCGgcgcagccgccggcgccgcccgaGCAGCCCGAACCGGcccagcagccgccgccgcagaCCCCGCAGGTTCCCCAGCCGCCCAACT TTCCCCAAGGAATCCTGCCCCCTTTTCCTCCGGGGATGTTTCCCTTCTGGCCGCCGGTGGGTCCCTTCCCTCCGGTCCCCGGGGTGCAGCCGGCCAACGGCGCCGAAAACGCCGGAGCCGCCTCGAGCGCGGCTTCAG CCGGCGCCGCGAGGGCCGGGGACGCCGCGGCGACGTCGGAAGCCGCTCCGGCGGGAACGGTGCCCGGGCTTCCCTTCCCGCCGCCCTGGATGGGAATGCCGTGGCCGCCGCTGTTCG gTTTTCCTCCCATGCCGGTGCCGCCGGCCGGCTTCGCGGGGCTGACGGAGGAGGAGCTGCGGGCCATGGAGGGCCACGACCGGCAGAACCTGGAAGCCAGGCTGCAGTGTCTGCAGAACATCCACACGCTCCTGGACGCCGCCATGCTGCAGATCAACCAGTACCTGACGGTCCTGGCGACCATCGG GTCTCctcgccccgctccgccccaaccccctgccgccgcctcctcctcctcgagCCGGGACGCCCCGGCCGCGGAGCCGACCCCGCTCCGCGCGCCGGACGCCGCCTCGGcgcctgctgccgccgccgccccagaGCCCGACTCGACGGCTTCCAACG CCCCCGTGGCCGAACCGctgcccccggcgcccgccgagACGGGGGGAGACGCCGACCCCGacctgccgccgctgccgccgtcgtcgccgccgccgccgctgccgccgccgcggggctgcaaCGGGGCGACGTCCCCCGGCCCCGAGGAcgagccgccggccgcccccgagGACgagccgccggccccccgggagcacgagccgccgccgccgctgccccccgccgaGCCCGCCCCCTCCGACCCGCCCGACTTCGAGCGCTTCTGGCGGGCGGCTCGCGACAACCCCCACGACTTCACCGCCTGGACCGAGCTCCTGCAGTACGTGGAGCAGGAG AACCACATCTTCGCCGCCCGCAAGGCTTTCGACGCCTTCTTCGCCCACTACCCCTACTGCTACGGCTACTGGAAGAAGTACGCGGACATGGAGCGCCGCTTCGACTTCGCCAAGGAGACCGAGGAG GTGTTCGAGCGCGGGCTGCAGTCCATCCCCCTCAGCATGGACCTGTGGATCCACTACGTCTCCTACCTCCAGTCCACCCTGGACATGAACCTCCCCGAGTCCATCCAGAAGATCCGCGG CGTTTTCGAGTCGGCTGTGGCGGCTGCCGGCATGGATTTCCGCTCCGACAAGCTCTGGGAGCTCTACGTGGAGTGGGAGCGGGAGCAGGGCGACCTCCGGGCCATCACCGGCATCTACGACCGGGTGCTCTCCATGCCCACCCAGCTCTACAACCACCACTGGGAAAA GTTCAAGGAACACGTGATGCAGAACCCCCCCAAGGACATCCTCTCCCCCGAAGAACTGCTCTGGGTCCAATCCAAGCTGGCTACCGAAACGGTGCCGAAACCGCCGGAGCCGGAAGAGGCGGAGGCTCCGCCGGGAGAGGACCTGCCTCCCGGCGTGGAGACGAAGCCGGACGGCGGCGACGACGCCGAG GAGGATTTAGACCAGAAGATCCGCGAGCTGGTGATCTCCATGCGGCAGCAGATTTACACCCAGAACGAGGCGGAAGTCAGCAAACGCTGGAATTTCGAGGAAGGG ATCAAGAGGCCGTACTTCCACGTGAAGCCGCTGGAACGAGCCCAGCTCAAAAACTGGCGCGACTACCTGGACTACGAGATGGCCGCCGGGTCGCACGAGCGCACCATCGTCCTCTTCGAGCGCTGCGTCATCGCCTGCGCCCTCTACGAGGAGTTTTGGGTCAAG GTACCTGGAGAACCACACCGTGGCGGGGGCTAG
- the LOC134154132 gene encoding E3 ubiquitin-protein ligase synoviolin-like isoform X12, which produces MFRTAVMMASSLALTTAVVAHAYYLKHQFYPTVVYLTKSSPSMAVLYIQAFVLVFLLGKFMGKVFFGQLRAAEMEHLLERSWYAVTETCLAFTVFRDDFSPRFVALFTLLLFLKCFHWLAEDRVDFMERSPNISWLFHFRIVSLMFLLGVLDFLFVSHAYHSILTRGASVQLVFGFEYAILLTMVLTVFIKYVLHSVDLQNENPWDSKAVYMLYTELFTGFIKVLLYMAFMTIMIKVHTFPLFAIRPMYLAMRQFKKAVTDAIMSRRAIRNMNTLYPDATAEELQAVDNVCIICREEMVTGAKRLPCNHIFHTSCLRSWFQRQQTCPTCRMDVLRASLPAQPPAPPEQPEPAQQPPPQTPQVPQPPNFPQGILPPFPPGMFPFWPPVGPFPPVPGVQPANGAENAGAASSAASAGAARAGDAAATSEAAPAGTVPGLPFPPPWMGMPWPPLFGFPPMPVPPAGFAGLTEEELRAMEGHDRQNLEARLQCLQNIHTLLDAAMLQINQYLTVLATIGSPRPAPPQPPAAASSSSSRDAPAAEPTPLRAPDAASAPAAAAAPEPDSTASNAPVAEPLPPAPAETGGDADPDLPPLPPSSPPPPLPPPRGCNGATSPGPEDEPPAAPEDEPPAPREHEPPPPLPPAEPAPSDPPDFERFWRAARDNPHDFTAWTELLQYVEQENHIFAARKAFDAFFAHYPYCYGYWKKYADMERRFDFAKETEEVFERGLQSIPLSMDLWIHYVSYLQSTLDMNLPESIQKIRGVFESAVAAAGMDFRSDKLWELYVEWEREQGDLRAITGIYDRVLSMPTQLYNHHWEKFKEHVMQNPPKDILSPEELLWVQSKLATETVPKPPEPEEAEAPPGEDLPPGVETKPDGGDDAEEDLDQKIRELVISMRQQIYTQNEAEVSKRWNFEEGIKRPYFHVKPLERAQLKNWRDYLDYEMAAGSHERTIVLFERCVIACALYEEFWVKPLTPKSGLGGGSRGPDARLPRGRRRQGSGPRFPAPLSLLSL; this is translated from the exons ATGTTCCGCACGGCGGTGATGATGGCCTCGAGCCTGGCGCTGACGACGGCCGTCGTGGCCCACGCCTACTATCTGAAGCACCAGTTCTACCCCACCGTGGTTTATCTCACCAAATCCAGCCCCAGCATGGCC gTTCTCTACATCCAGGCTTTCGTGCTGGTTTTTCTTCTGGGCAAATTTATGGGCAAGGTGTTTTTCGGGCAGCTGCGAGCGGCCGAAATGGAG CACCTGCTCGAGCGGTCGTGGTACGCCGTCACCGAGACCTGCCTGGCTTTCACCGTCTTCAGGGACGACTTCAGCCCCCGCTTCGTGGCCCTCTtcaccctcctcctcttcctcaagTGTTTCCACTGGCTGGCCGAGGACCGGGTGGACTTT ATGGAGCGGAGCCCGAACATCTCCTGGCTCTTCCACTTCCGCATCGTCT cGCTCATGTTCCTCCTGGGCGTTCTGGATTTCCTCTTCGTCAGCCACGCTTACCACAGCATCCTCACGCGCGGAGCCTCGGTCCAGCTCGTGTTCGGCTTCGAG TACGCCATCCTCCTGACCATGGTGCTGACCGTCTTCATCAAGTACGTGCTGCACTCCGTCGACCTGCAGAACGAGAACCCCTGGGACAGCAAAGCCGTCTACATGCTCTACACGGAGCTCTTCACGG GCTTCATCAAAGTCCTGCTCTACATGGCCTTCATGACCATCATGATCAAAGTTCACACCTTCCCGCTCTTCGCCATCCGCCCCATGTACCTGGCGATGAG GCAGTTTAAGAAAGCGGTGACGGACGCTATCATGTCGCGCCGGGCCATTCGCAACATGAACACGCT CTACCCCGACGCCAccgcggaggagctgcaggcCGTGGACAACGTCTGCATCATCTGCCGCGAGGAGATGGTGACGGGCGCCAAGCGTTTGCCCTGCAACCACATTTTCCACACCAG ctGCCTGCGGTCGTGGTTCCAGCGCCAGCAGACGTGTCCCACCTGCCGCATGGACGTGCTACGCGCTTCCCTCCCGgcgcagccgccggcgccgcccgaGCAGCCCGAACCGGcccagcagccgccgccgcagaCCCCGCAGGTTCCCCAGCCGCCCAACT TTCCCCAAGGAATCCTGCCCCCTTTTCCTCCGGGGATGTTTCCCTTCTGGCCGCCGGTGGGTCCCTTCCCTCCGGTCCCCGGGGTGCAGCCGGCCAACGGCGCCGAAAACGCCGGAGCCGCCTCGAGCGCGGCTTCAG CCGGCGCCGCGAGGGCCGGGGACGCCGCGGCGACGTCGGAAGCCGCTCCGGCGGGAACGGTGCCCGGGCTTCCCTTCCCGCCGCCCTGGATGGGAATGCCGTGGCCGCCGCTGTTCG gTTTTCCTCCCATGCCGGTGCCGCCGGCCGGCTTCGCGGGGCTGACGGAGGAGGAGCTGCGGGCCATGGAGGGCCACGACCGGCAGAACCTGGAAGCCAGGCTGCAGTGTCTGCAGAACATCCACACGCTCCTGGACGCCGCCATGCTGCAGATCAACCAGTACCTGACGGTCCTGGCGACCATCGG GTCTCctcgccccgctccgccccaaccccctgccgccgcctcctcctcctcgagCCGGGACGCCCCGGCCGCGGAGCCGACCCCGCTCCGCGCGCCGGACGCCGCCTCGGcgcctgctgccgccgccgccccagaGCCCGACTCGACGGCTTCCAACG CCCCCGTGGCCGAACCGctgcccccggcgcccgccgagACGGGGGGAGACGCCGACCCCGacctgccgccgctgccgccgtcgtcgccgccgccgccgctgccgccgccgcggggctgcaaCGGGGCGACGTCCCCCGGCCCCGAGGAcgagccgccggccgcccccgagGACgagccgccggccccccgggagcacgagccgccgccgccgctgccccccgccgaGCCCGCCCCCTCCGACCCGCCCGACTTCGAGCGCTTCTGGCGGGCGGCTCGCGACAACCCCCACGACTTCACCGCCTGGACCGAGCTCCTGCAGTACGTGGAGCAGGAG AACCACATCTTCGCCGCCCGCAAGGCTTTCGACGCCTTCTTCGCCCACTACCCCTACTGCTACGGCTACTGGAAGAAGTACGCGGACATGGAGCGCCGCTTCGACTTCGCCAAGGAGACCGAGGAG GTGTTCGAGCGCGGGCTGCAGTCCATCCCCCTCAGCATGGACCTGTGGATCCACTACGTCTCCTACCTCCAGTCCACCCTGGACATGAACCTCCCCGAGTCCATCCAGAAGATCCGCGG CGTTTTCGAGTCGGCTGTGGCGGCTGCCGGCATGGATTTCCGCTCCGACAAGCTCTGGGAGCTCTACGTGGAGTGGGAGCGGGAGCAGGGCGACCTCCGGGCCATCACCGGCATCTACGACCGGGTGCTCTCCATGCCCACCCAGCTCTACAACCACCACTGGGAAAA GTTCAAGGAACACGTGATGCAGAACCCCCCCAAGGACATCCTCTCCCCCGAAGAACTGCTCTGGGTCCAATCCAAGCTGGCTACCGAAACGGTGCCGAAACCGCCGGAGCCGGAAGAGGCGGAGGCTCCGCCGGGAGAGGACCTGCCTCCCGGCGTGGAGACGAAGCCGGACGGCGGCGACGACGCCGAG GAGGATTTAGACCAGAAGATCCGCGAGCTGGTGATCTCCATGCGGCAGCAGATTTACACCCAGAACGAGGCGGAAGTCAGCAAACGCTGGAATTTCGAGGAAGGG ATCAAGAGGCCGTACTTCCACGTGAAGCCGCTGGAACGAGCCCAGCTCAAAAACTGGCGCGACTACCTGGACTACGAGATGGCCGCCGGGTCGCACGAGCGCACCATCGTCCTCTTCGAGCGCTGCGTCATCGCCTGCGCCCTCTACGAGGAGTTTTGGGTCAAG CCCCTCACCCCGAAATCGGGGCTCGGAGGAGGCTCCCGCGGGCCGGATGCCCGGCTCCCCCGAGGGCGCCGGCGGCAGGGATCCGGCCCCCGtttccctgctcctctctcgcttctctctctctga
- the LOC134154132 gene encoding E3 ubiquitin-protein ligase synoviolin-like isoform X11, with amino-acid sequence MFRTAVMMASSLALTTAVVAHAYYLKHQFYPTVVYLTKSSPSMAVLYIQAFVLVFLLGKFMGKVFFGQLRAAEMEHLLERSWYAVTETCLAFTVFRDDFSPRFVALFTLLLFLKCFHWLAEDRVDFMERSPNISWLFHFRIVSLMFLLGVLDFLFVSHAYHSILTRGASVQLVFGFEYAILLTMVLTVFIKYVLHSVDLQNENPWDSKAVYMLYTELFTGFIKVLLYMAFMTIMIKVHTFPLFAIRPMYLAMRQFKKAVTDAIMSRRAIRNMNTLYPDATAEELQAVDNVCIICREEMVTGAKRLPCNHIFHTSCLRSWFQRQQTCPTCRMDVLRASLPAQPPAPPEQPEPAQQPPPQTPQVPQPPNFPQGILPPFPPGMFPFWPPVGPFPPVPGVQPANGAENAGAASSAASAGAARAGDAAATSEAAPAGTVPGLPFPPPWMGMPWPPLFGFPPMPVPPAGFAGLTEEELRAMEGHDRQNLEARLQCLQNIHTLLDAAMLQINQYLTVLATIGSPRPAPPQPPAAASSSSSRDAPAAEPTPLRAPDAASAPAAAAAPEPDSTASNAPVAEPLPPAPAETGGDADPDLPPLPPSSPPPPLPPPRGCNGATSPGPEDEPPAAPEDEPPAPREHEPPPPLPPAEPAPSDPPDFERFWRAARDNPHDFTAWTELLQYVEQENHIFAARKAFDAFFAHYPYCYGYWKKYADMERRFDFAKETEEIQAPEAFRGVTCRLPSPLSAVGDGQPEAFGGVLRHSWPCFVRERGVRARAAVHPPQHGPVDPLRLLPPVHPGHEPPRVHPEDPRRFRVGCGGCRHGFPLRQALGALRGVGAGAGRPPGHHRHLRPGALHAHPALQPPLGKVQGTRDAEPPQGHPLPRRTALGPIQAGYRNGAETAGAGRGGGSAGRGPASRRGDEAGRRRRRRGGFRPEDPRAGDLHAAADLHPERGGSQQTLEFRGRDQEAVLPREAAGTSPAQKLARLPGLRDGRRVARAHHRPLRALRHRLRPLRGVLGQVHQVPGEPHRGGG; translated from the exons ATGTTCCGCACGGCGGTGATGATGGCCTCGAGCCTGGCGCTGACGACGGCCGTCGTGGCCCACGCCTACTATCTGAAGCACCAGTTCTACCCCACCGTGGTTTATCTCACCAAATCCAGCCCCAGCATGGCC gTTCTCTACATCCAGGCTTTCGTGCTGGTTTTTCTTCTGGGCAAATTTATGGGCAAGGTGTTTTTCGGGCAGCTGCGAGCGGCCGAAATGGAG CACCTGCTCGAGCGGTCGTGGTACGCCGTCACCGAGACCTGCCTGGCTTTCACCGTCTTCAGGGACGACTTCAGCCCCCGCTTCGTGGCCCTCTtcaccctcctcctcttcctcaagTGTTTCCACTGGCTGGCCGAGGACCGGGTGGACTTT ATGGAGCGGAGCCCGAACATCTCCTGGCTCTTCCACTTCCGCATCGTCT cGCTCATGTTCCTCCTGGGCGTTCTGGATTTCCTCTTCGTCAGCCACGCTTACCACAGCATCCTCACGCGCGGAGCCTCGGTCCAGCTCGTGTTCGGCTTCGAG TACGCCATCCTCCTGACCATGGTGCTGACCGTCTTCATCAAGTACGTGCTGCACTCCGTCGACCTGCAGAACGAGAACCCCTGGGACAGCAAAGCCGTCTACATGCTCTACACGGAGCTCTTCACGG GCTTCATCAAAGTCCTGCTCTACATGGCCTTCATGACCATCATGATCAAAGTTCACACCTTCCCGCTCTTCGCCATCCGCCCCATGTACCTGGCGATGAG GCAGTTTAAGAAAGCGGTGACGGACGCTATCATGTCGCGCCGGGCCATTCGCAACATGAACACGCT CTACCCCGACGCCAccgcggaggagctgcaggcCGTGGACAACGTCTGCATCATCTGCCGCGAGGAGATGGTGACGGGCGCCAAGCGTTTGCCCTGCAACCACATTTTCCACACCAG ctGCCTGCGGTCGTGGTTCCAGCGCCAGCAGACGTGTCCCACCTGCCGCATGGACGTGCTACGCGCTTCCCTCCCGgcgcagccgccggcgccgcccgaGCAGCCCGAACCGGcccagcagccgccgccgcagaCCCCGCAGGTTCCCCAGCCGCCCAACT TTCCCCAAGGAATCCTGCCCCCTTTTCCTCCGGGGATGTTTCCCTTCTGGCCGCCGGTGGGTCCCTTCCCTCCGGTCCCCGGGGTGCAGCCGGCCAACGGCGCCGAAAACGCCGGAGCCGCCTCGAGCGCGGCTTCAG CCGGCGCCGCGAGGGCCGGGGACGCCGCGGCGACGTCGGAAGCCGCTCCGGCGGGAACGGTGCCCGGGCTTCCCTTCCCGCCGCCCTGGATGGGAATGCCGTGGCCGCCGCTGTTCG gTTTTCCTCCCATGCCGGTGCCGCCGGCCGGCTTCGCGGGGCTGACGGAGGAGGAGCTGCGGGCCATGGAGGGCCACGACCGGCAGAACCTGGAAGCCAGGCTGCAGTGTCTGCAGAACATCCACACGCTCCTGGACGCCGCCATGCTGCAGATCAACCAGTACCTGACGGTCCTGGCGACCATCGG GTCTCctcgccccgctccgccccaaccccctgccgccgcctcctcctcctcgagCCGGGACGCCCCGGCCGCGGAGCCGACCCCGCTCCGCGCGCCGGACGCCGCCTCGGcgcctgctgccgccgccgccccagaGCCCGACTCGACGGCTTCCAACG CCCCCGTGGCCGAACCGctgcccccggcgcccgccgagACGGGGGGAGACGCCGACCCCGacctgccgccgctgccgccgtcgtcgccgccgccgccgctgccgccgccgcggggctgcaaCGGGGCGACGTCCCCCGGCCCCGAGGAcgagccgccggccgcccccgagGACgagccgccggccccccgggagcacgagccgccgccgccgctgccccccgccgaGCCCGCCCCCTCCGACCCGCCCGACTTCGAGCGCTTCTGGCGGGCGGCTCGCGACAACCCCCACGACTTCACCGCCTGGACCGAGCTCCTGCAGTACGTGGAGCAGGAG AACCACATCTTCGCCGCCCGCAAGGCTTTCGACGCCTTCTTCGCCCACTACCCCTACTGCTACGGCTACTGGAAGAAGTACGCGGACATGGAGCGCCGCTTCGACTTCGCCAAGGAGACCGAGGAG ATCCAGGCGCCCGAGGCGTTTCGGGGCGTTACGTGCCGTTTGCCGTCCCCGCTCTCCGCCGTGGGAGATGGACAGCCCGAGGCGTTTGGGGGCGTTTTGCGCCATTCCTGGCCTTGCTTTGTGAGGGAGCGAG GTGTTCGAGCGCGGGCTGCAGTCCATCCCCCTCAGCATGGACCTGTGGATCCACTACGTCTCCTACCTCCAGTCCACCCTGGACATGAACCTCCCCGAGTCCATCCAGAAGATCCGCGG CGTTTTCGAGTCGGCTGTGGCGGCTGCCGGCATGGATTTCCGCTCCGACAAGCTCTGGGAGCTCTACGTGGAGTGGGAGCGGGAGCAGGGCGACCTCCGGGCCATCACCGGCATCTACGACCGGGTGCTCTCCATGCCCACCCAGCTCTACAACCACCACTGGGAAAA GTTCAAGGAACACGTGATGCAGAACCCCCCCAAGGACATCCTCTCCCCCGAAGAACTGCTCTGGGTCCAATCCAAGCTGGCTACCGAAACGGTGCCGAAACCGCCGGAGCCGGAAGAGGCGGAGGCTCCGCCGGGAGAGGACCTGCCTCCCGGCGTGGAGACGAAGCCGGACGGCGGCGACGACGCCGAG GAGGATTTAGACCAGAAGATCCGCGAGCTGGTGATCTCCATGCGGCAGCAGATTTACACCCAGAACGAGGCGGAAGTCAGCAAACGCTGGAATTTCGAGGAAGGG ATCAAGAGGCCGTACTTCCACGTGAAGCCGCTGGAACGAGCCCAGCTCAAAAACTGGCGCGACTACCTGGACTACGAGATGGCCGCCGGGTCGCACGAGCGCACCATCGTCCTCTTCGAGCGCTGCGTCATCGCCTGCGCCCTCTACGAGGAGTTTTGGGTCAAG TACACCAGGTACCTGGAGAACCACACCGTGGCGGGGGCTAG